One genomic window of Halovivax cerinus includes the following:
- a CDS encoding HEWD family protein, with the protein MATNGSDRDIHVPNRRRCERCGRTEAWDSPEGAWTLIDSDRAGSRFCIHEWDITGSFCPVPPADRRDGASMVGPRKAVSNESGD; encoded by the coding sequence ATGGCAACGAACGGGTCCGACCGAGACATTCACGTTCCGAATCGGCGGCGATGCGAACGGTGTGGACGAACCGAAGCCTGGGATAGCCCCGAGGGAGCGTGGACACTGATCGATTCCGACCGGGCTGGCAGCCGATTCTGCATTCACGAGTGGGACATCACCGGTTCGTTCTGTCCGGTTCCACCGGCCGACAGACGAGACGGAGCGTCGATGGTCGGGCCGCGGAAGGCCGTCTCGAACGAGAGCGGTGACTGA
- a CDS encoding 50S ribosomal protein L11, protein MAGTIEVLVPGGAANPGPPLGPELGPTPVDVQAVVQEINDQTAAFDGTEVPVTVEYEDDGSFDIDVGVPPTAALVKDEAGFETGSGVPQEEFVADLSVEQVKTIAEQKLPDLLAYDLKNATKEVVGTCTSLGVTIEGENPREFKAKIDEGEYDEFFADEAAA, encoded by the coding sequence ATGGCTGGAACTATCGAAGTACTCGTTCCGGGCGGTGCGGCCAATCCGGGGCCGCCGCTCGGACCGGAACTCGGACCGACGCCCGTAGACGTCCAGGCCGTCGTCCAGGAGATCAACGACCAGACCGCCGCGTTCGACGGAACCGAAGTCCCCGTCACCGTCGAGTACGAAGACGACGGCTCCTTCGACATCGACGTGGGTGTCCCGCCGACGGCCGCCCTCGTCAAGGACGAGGCCGGATTCGAGACCGGAAGCGGCGTCCCGCAGGAAGAGTTCGTCGCCGACCTGTCGGTCGAACAGGTCAAGACGATCGCCGAGCAGAAACTGCCGGACCTCCTCGCGTACGATCTGAAGAACGCGACGAAAGAGGTCGTCGGCACGTGTACGTCCCTCGGAGTCACGATCGAGGGCGAGAATCCGCGCGAGTTCAAAGCGAAGATCGACGAGGGCGAGTACGACGAGTTCTTCGCCGACGAAGCGGCCGCGTAG